In Leptolyngbya sp. NIES-2104, the genomic window TCTATTCTCATATTTACATGGTCGAAGCAGGACGGAGAATGGATCTAACGGCAACGTTGAGTGTGCGAAATACAGATTTGGCGCAATCAATTGCAATCACCGCTGTAAACTATCACGATACGAATGGTAAGCTGGTTCGCAAGTATTTAGACAAGCCGATCGAGCTTGGAGCCTTGGCTGCTACTGATTTTGTGATTGCGGAAGCCGATCGAAGTGGTGGAGCAGGTGCGTCTTTTATTGTCGAGTGGGTGGCTCAGAAGGATGTGTCAAATCCAGCGATCGAAGCCGTGATGATCAACACGGGCGGCAATCAAGGGATTTCTTTTATCAGCCCTGGGCGAGTGATCAAAAGTCGAGGCGCTCAAAAACCACGATAAAAAAAGGTGGCGCAGATTTCAACTTACGCCACCCGCTAACCTTCACCTACAAACTTTTGCGCTTATGCTGAGATGGTTTCTCGGAGTTCAGCTTCCAAAGCGCATAATAACTGTTCATCACCTCGTTCTTTTGCTGCCTGCATTCGACGAGCGACATTTCGATGAATCGTTAAGCGATGAGCATCTGCGATCGAATGCACTCTCCGCACGATTTCGGGTTTACAAGATTTGACGGCGGCTTTAGTCTCAACCTTTTTCGATAAATCCGCGTGGGGAATGTCCATCTGAGCGATCGTTTGACAAGTCCAGCCTTTTGAAGAGCGACGATCAAGGATCTCCGCTTCAGTCACTTCTAGGCTGGGGAAAGCAGCAGTATAGGATTGAGTAAAACGGGAGTGACGCATAAGAACCTGACTTCGATCCGAATAAGAATTTAATTTATATTCTGTATCTTACGCGACAGTTTGACAATCGAGAATGCCCCTTAAGGAATATTTAGAATTTCGATTCTTCGCTTTGAAACTGCTTCAAGTGAGCGCAGACATCACCGGAATCCCATTGCAGTTCTGCCATTAGTAGGGTACTAATTCCCGTGATTAAGCCAGTCGCTAGGAATTGCCATTCGGAAACATAAGGTAGAATTGCCAACCCAGCGAAATTCAGCAATCCGATAAAGGCGAAGGCACGCGATCGCATTCTCACGCCCGTATACAAATAGCCTACTCCATCGACGATCAGCCACAATTGACAAAGATTTACCAAGATCTGACCCCAACCGAGAAAGACCCCTAAATCCGTCAAGCCCACACCGAACAGCATGAGAAACACCCAAGCATTGATTACATCATTCAGT contains:
- a CDS encoding DUF3124 domain-containing protein, which codes for MKRSVWLCLFAIVGLSACEKAQAPTAQLPPSPQLKTVTVDNAKIVEGQTVYVPIYSHIYMVEAGRRMDLTATLSVRNTDLAQSIAITAVNYHDTNGKLVRKYLDKPIELGALAATDFVIAEADRSGGAGASFIVEWVAQKDVSNPAIEAVMINTGGNQGISFISPGRVIKSRGAQKPR